Sequence from the Bacillus thuringiensis genome:
GAAAGTCTGACCGGAAATAGCAGTCACAATGGATACTTTAATAATTTCTTTTATTAAGGTGACATCGAATAAAACGAGCCCAAGAAGTGCAGCTAGACTACCAGTGAAAATATCAGTCAAAAATCCAAAGTGGAAAAAAGTTTTCAAACGGCGTGGAAGCAATAACTTGCCTTGGTTATTGATTAGATGGGAAACGAAACCGGTAATGCCACCAACGAGAACAGCAGTTAGCCATTGATACATTTCCATCGAATCCACTCCTTTTAGTGAATAAGATTCGATTATTTTATATTGATTCCTTTTAATATTTCATAGAAGCATATTGAGAAAGTTTGTTTGGTTTTTTTCTATATTCAATTTAATTATAACAGAAAAATCTGATGTATATGAGTCTATTATATGAAGCGGTTATTC
This genomic interval carries:
- a CDS encoding DUF4257 domain-containing protein codes for the protein MEMYQWLTAVLVGGITGFVSHLINNQGKLLLPRRLKTFFHFGFLTDIFTGSLAALLGLVLFDVTLIKEIIKVSIVTAISGQTFLLHQALGGEQAKNTQIGKADEKIQEIDKLLRR